AGATCCGAAAAATCCCATTTTTTGGAGTGGAATGGGACTTTCGTATAATTATTTGAATGAATACAACCTTTCAATTCAGGCTTATGAAAAAGCAGCTCAATTGAACCCAAAAGACGATGTTTCGTGGAGCAATCTTGGTTATATGCAATATAAAAATAAAAATTACAGCGAATCAATTTCTTGCTTTGAAACTGCTCTTGAATTAAACCCTGAAAATAAATACGCTTGGAATGGACTTGGGAATTCGTACATATTAATTAAAAATTATGAAAAAGCATTGATGTGCTACGAAAAAGCAATTAAAATAGATCCATTATACGGTGAACCTAAAAAAAGTAAATCATTGATTTTAGCATAACTAAAAAATTATTCCTTTTTTGATTTTAAATTTTCAAGGAATTTTATCTGTTCAGTAATAAACTCGTTATATGGCGTTTTAATTCCAAATCCTTTTGCACCGGATACCACTGCACCGTTTAAAAAATCTATTTCTGTGATATTTCCTTTTGAGATATCCTGAAGCATTGAAGAGTGGTGTGCAGCAGTATTTGGAAGCTGAAACTCTTTTAAATATGTTAAATATTCTTCGGGAGTATTCCATGGGAGAATTACTCCTTTTTTTGAAGTTACTTCAAATATTTCCGATACAATATTTTTAATTATATTCCAAGAGTGTTCATTTGAAAGTTCACCGTAAGGTACATTCATAACTGCTCCGAGAGGGTTTAATGCACAGTTGTAAATTGTTTTTGACCATATCGCACCTTGAATATTTTCTGTTTCATTTACAGGTATTCCAGAACTTTTTATCAATTTTACAAAAGTTTTTACCGCATTATCAGTTCCATTTGGAAATCTTCCTAGAGTCATCGGCCCCCCCTCTACTGAAACATGGACTTTTGCATTCCCCATCCATTCAAAACCCGTTATAATAGTTCCACCAATTATCTTATTGGTGTATCTCGAGATTATTTCTTCGTTTCCGACACCATTTTGGATGCTTACAACATTTTTACCTTTTATAATGTCTTTAAACTGCTCGCAGATTGATTCTGTTGCAAGCCCTTTTGAAGATATAATAATATAATCAAAATCGCGTTTTGGAACACTTTCAGAAGCTTCAAAATTAAAGGTTCCTTCCCCCCATATTCCAGTCATTTTAAAACCAGATTCGCGTATGATTTTTGCATTTCTCTCTCTCGTTACTGCAAAAACGTCTGCTACTTTTGATAATTTAGCTGCCAAACATAATCCGACAGCACCTGCCCCGATAATCAAAACATTCATTTAAAAACCCTCGTTTTACGTAAACTAAATTTAATTTAAATATCTGTAAAAATAGTATTAAAAGATTTAGATAAATAGTTAAAAATAAAAAATGTTTTTCTTATTTTAAAATTTCCTGAACTCGCCCAACAGCCCCATCTTCAAGCCTTACCTTTATTCCGTGTGGGTGGTAGCTTGAATTTGTAAGAATGTCTTTTACAATTCCGGTAGTTAATTTACCAGTTTTTTGGTCTTTTTTAAGAACTATATTTACTTTTAATCCGGCCGTTATTTCAGACCTATTTTTTCCATTCATATCTTTCACATTAAAATTTTATTTTTAATTTATCGCCTTTTTCAGAGATATAAACTCCAAACAATACCAAAATTGCACCAAATATCGCATAAAAATTTGGTATATTTTTTAAGATTATTGAATCTGCAATCATTGCAACGATTGGGATAAAATAAATCCCGTTATTTGTAGTGCTTGCTCCTGCAAGTCTTATTGACCTATTCCAAAACAAATACGCTATTGCCGAACAAAAAATTGCAAGGTATAGTACCGCAAGAGTTAATGGCAGATTTAAAAATACCCCTAAATCTAAAGCGCCTTTTGAGCCAAACTCAATTAACATGAATGGCACAGACAGTAATGCTCCAATTAACGTTATGTCCCTTGTAACTTTTAAGTTATCGTGTTTTTCAAGCTTTTGAATTACAAAGGTGTAGAGAACCCATGAAAGAACTGCTCCAATCATTAACAAATCCCCGATAGGATTTAATTCCAATATCAACCTTCCATTCAATATCAAAACCGAAACTCCAAAAAGTCCGATTAAACTTCCGAAGTATTGTATTTTACTTGGAATTCGCCTTTCAACTAAATCTGACACTATCATATAAAATAAGGGTACCGTTGCTGCAATCAATGCTGCATTAGTTGCAGTAGTGTATTCTAATGCCACGTTTTCAAATATAAAATAGGAAGTAATCCCTAAAAAACCTGCAAACACCAGATTTAAAAAATCTTTTTTCGAATAACTTGGAAAAGTTCTTATTAAAACAATTAAAATCAGTGCAGCAATTGCAAAACGTATAAATCCCAAGGTAATTGGCGGAATATATACTAAAATGATTTTTGTCGCCACAAATGAAACTCCCCAAAAAATTACGGTTAAAAACATTAACAAAATACCTAATGATTTGTCATTCATAAATCCACCAGATAATAAAAGACTAAATAAAGTAATCTCTAAAAAAACAGAAAATTTAAGTAAAAGTTAAAAAATTAAAAAGAATTATTCTTGTGTTTCAGCAGCTTCTTCTACAGGTGCTTCAACAGCAGCTTCTTCTACAGGTGCTTCAACAACTTTTCCAAATTCTAAAACTTCTGATTTGAAGATTTCTACTCTTTTTAATGGGAACATTTTTTTACAGTCGCCGTAGATTTTTGAACCTAAGCCACCCATTAACATAGCGTGTACGAATTCAGCGAATGCTGTTTCTTTTGCCATGTCTTTGATGATTTGTTCCATTTTAACTCTGATTTCTGTTTTGTGGTGGTCTCTTGCTCTTACAGCAGTTAAAACTAATGCTTTAACTCTTAATTTGAAACCATCTTTTGTTCTTACATCAACGATTGCGTTGATTTTGCTTCTTCTTCTTCTAACTTGTGATTTTAAGTATTCTCTTGTTGTGTCGTGACCTACAAACTGTGATGTAGCGTTGTTTCCACTTACACCATCAACTTTGAAGTACATTCTTGTCATGTGTTTTGAATGTTCGTTTGTTAAGTCTCTTAAGCTGATTTCTGAAATCCTACCGATCAATGTTGCAGGGTCGTTTGCAGGGGTTTGTCCGATTACGTCTCCACCGAATGATTGTGGTGTGTAAATATCGTACCATACTTTGGATTTCCATGTATCTTTGGCCACTCTTTTTCCTTTAGCGGACCTAGCTTTCATTCTTGCCATTGTTACACCTCATTATAACATATATTCGGTTAAATCTGTGTAATCTCTAAGTGGTTTTACAGGTTCACCGTATATTCTTTTGATTTTACGGGCTAATTCCCTTGAAAAATTTCCTTTTTCAGTTTTTATTTGTTTAATTCTAAAGAAGTCTCGTCCTGCACGGTAGATCTTCTTTTCTTCAAATACGAAATCTTGTGGAACAAGTATGTTGAAAGAATATGTACTTTCTCTCGAATTTATAGATATGCCAACTTTTTTAGGAACATCTACTGATTTTGCCCATATCATCTTTAAATCTTGTGCAGCGGATGAGGAAACCCTTCTTGAATCCTCAGTCTCTAATGCAGTTATTTCAACAGATTCACCAAATGCAAGGATTGTATCCTCGATTTTTAAAACTTCATCTGTTGCGATTTGAATTACAGACTGTTCTGATTCGTCGTATCTGCTTATCACTATTTTAATGTCTTTTAATTTGAAATTTTTTTCTATATCGTGTACAGTTCCACATTCCTGACACTTTACAGTAAGTTTCAAATGTTTTTTTGTGTCCCTTTCTTTCAATACTTCATGAGGGGTTACTTCATCGCAACCAGGGCATTCGAGATATAGTTCTTCCATTTAAATCACATAACTCTTTTTAAGAAGAATTATCTTCTTGGTCTTCTTTGGAATCTGCCTCTTTGTCTAGGTGCAGAATTCATTTTTACTTTAACGTTCATTGCTTTTTCGAGGAAATCATCGTAAGTGAATGGAACTTCTTCGCCAATAAGTCCTCTGTTTTTCATATATTCTCTTGCAATAAGGTAGTACATTAAAGATACTGATTTTCTACCTTTGTTGTTTGTTGGGATAATGAAGTCAATGTGTGCTGTTAAGTGTTCTGTGTCGCACATACCGACAACAGGGATTCCGATTTCGATTGCTTCTTTTAATGCTTGTTTGTCAACTCTAGGGTCGCTCAAAAACAAAACTTCTGGTTCAGCAAACTTTTTAGCTGAAGGGTTTGTTAAGGTACCTGGAACGAACCTTCCTGCTACCGTGTTTATTCCTGTAACCTGTCCGAACTTTTTCAAAGGGCCTACTGAGTAAACTCTTCTTGTAACAGCCATGATGTCTTCAGGCTCGTAGTTTGATAAGAATTTAGCAGCGAGTCTTAATCGTTCGTCAGTTTTTCTAACGTCTAAAACATATAATCCGTCAGCTCTTACTCTGTAGATAAATCTTCTCATATCTTCAGTTTTTTGCTGAGTACCGATGTGTATCCCAGACGCCAAATAGGTGTCTAAGGTCGTCAATAGATTTTCATCTGACATTTTTCTTCCTCCAAAAAAGTGGTTTCTTGACTTTGTTAAAATAAAGCCTTTTACGGTAATTTTTTTTATTCCAATTGTGTTTTAGTTTTTCAAATTCGAAAATTGACTATTAGAAAAATTTAAACAGTATATGAATATGTGATTTAATATATATAGTTTTCCTAAAAGCAGATTTTCTGGGCATAATAACCGATATTTGAACTTACTTTTTTATAATTTTTAAAAAAGCTTTAAATAAAGTTACTTCCTTAAGTGATAATTCGGATTAAACTATAAAGACTTTGATGTTCACATATTATGAATTATTTTATAATTATAAGGAATATAATATTGCATTATCTCGGATATTACGGATAATATTGGTGGAACAAATGGACTTCACGTTAATTGCAGGTGTCCTTGGAGGACTCGCATTATTCATTTATGGTATGAATTTAATGGGTAATGGACTTCAAAAAGTTGCAGGAGATGGATTAAAGCGACTTATAGAGGTTTTGACCAAAAATAAATATCTTGGTGTTTTAGTTGGAACTGTTGTAACGATGTTGATTCAAAGCAGCAGTGCAACAACAGTCATGGTTGTTGGTTTTGTAAATGCATCGTTAATGAACCTCAGTCAGGCGATCGGGGTAATCATGGGTGCAAATATCGGTACTACAGTTACTGCACAGCTTGTAGCATTTAAATTAACCGACATTGCGCCATTGATTGTTGCATTCGGGGTAATCATGCAACTTGCCTCAAAAAAACGAAAGCACTCAGACATTGCAGAGGTTCTGATTGGTTTTGGTATTTTATTTATCGGAATGCATACAATGTCAAGTGTACTAAAACCGCTTGCAGCAGAACCATTCTTTACAAATATATTAATGAACCTTGAAAACCCAGTTCTTGGATTGCTCGTTGGACTTGGAATGACACTTATGATCCAAAGCAGCAGTGCAACAATTGGACTTTTGATTGCAGTGGCGTCAACAGGTGCATTGAGCCTTGCTGTTGCATTCCCAATATTATTTGGTGACAACATCGGAACCTGTGTTACCGCCCTTTTATCAAGTATCGGTGCAAACAGGACTGCAAAAAGAGCTGCTCTCATGCACTTACTCTTTAACGTTATGGGTGCAATGATATTCATGGTTTTAATCTACACAACGCCGTTAATTTCGTGGATCCAGAGTTTGAGTGCAGGAAGTATTGAAAGACAGATTGCAAACGCGCACACAATATTTAACGTTACAAACACGCTGATAATGCTCCCCTTTGCAGGATTTTTCGTCTATGCGGTTGAAAAATTAATTCCAATAAAAGATTATGAAAAAGAATTCATGCCGGTAAAACATCTTGATTCAAGGATTATTGTTGAAATGCCATCGATTGCGATCGGACTTGGAATAAAAGAAGTTGTAGAGATGGGAAAGTTTGTACGTGAAAACTTAAGACTTGCAAAAGATGCATTTGTAAACAAAAACGTTCAAATTATCAAAGAAGTGCATGAAAAAGAAGGCATTATAGACACGATGGCCCATGAAATTACAAACCACCTAATTGAACTTTCGAATCAGGAAATTTCAGACACTCAAAAATTAAAAATTACAAGTCTTATAAGTAATGTTACAAGTCTTGAAAGAATCGGAGATCTTGCAGAGGATATTGCAGATCATGCTGAAAACGTAATTGAAGATAACGTTGAATTTACAGGTACTGCAATTGAAGAAATAAACCTCATGTTTGAGAAGGTAATGACTGCCTTAGAAACTGCGATTGAAGCTTTTGAGAACGAAGACGAAGTATTAATTGAAAGAGTAACTTTCCTCGAAGATGAAGTTGACAATCTTGAAAAATCATTTAGAAAACAGCATATACAGAGATTAAATGCTAAAGAATGTGCCCCAAAAGCAAGCATTATATTTTTAGATGTCATTGGATACCTTGAAAGAATATCTGACCACGCTGTAAAAATTGCAACTGGCCTTGAAGAAGAAGAATTTGATGCATAACTTACTTTTTTAATTTTTAAGTTGAAATAAAGTAAAAATAACTTATATTTATAGTTCATTTAAGTCCTTACAAATGCAAAATTCGCAAATAGAAAGTTCATTTGATTGTGCATTTTTTATTGGGCAGTAGTAATTTCCGTTTTTTTCAATTATTTGCTTTCCGCCAGGAAATCTTGTCGTTAAAGCGTGAAGTGGCCTTTTATTTATAAAAATCAGATAATTTATAACTGTTTTTACAAGTTTTTCGTAAGAATTTCTGCCCATTTTCTTGGAACCCATACTACAGAGCCTTAAATCGACTTTTTTTATTTCTTCTTCATCGATTTCAAAATCTTCAATTTCTTCTTCGGTTTTATTCTTTATTTCCCTCAAAACTTCTGGAAAAAATGTAAAAAAATCTTCAAGATATCCTTTTTTATAATCTTCGGGTAAATAAGTCATATCTTTTTCTAAATAGACTTTTGCATTCATTAAATCAAAAATACTTACATCATAAGATTCTTCCTTAAGTTTAGAGAATAATTTTCGACTATTCATGAGTTTCCCAAAATATAAATTTATGAAATAATTTTTAATCTATCCAATTATCCAAAGATTCTTTCGACACCAAAACATATCACTGCAACAATTACTCCCCCAAGAACCATCTTTAAACCAGATGTTATTAGATTGTTCCTTGAAAGCTTTCCAATGAATATTCCAAGACCCAAGAGTATCAATAACGTGAGTGCTATTGCCATTATTAAAGCAAAAGACGGATCAAATACAAAAAATGGAATTACCGGAATTATTGCCCCCAAACAGGTTGATAAACCATCGTAAGTTCCACTATACATTGTTTTGTTTATTTTATACTGATATTCGTGAGTTCCTTTTAAATTCCCGTTACCGATTAAAAGGCTTTTTTCTTTTTTCTCCCGTTCTTCTTCGATCATTGCACGTTCTGCAGTTAGTGCTCCGAGTATATTTGATATACCGTTTGCAATTCCACCACCGATTCCTGCTGCAATGATTATAGAAGTTTCGCCACCACTTGCACCAATAACTACACCGAGTGTCGAGAGCGAACCGTCGATTAAACCCCTCACAACATATCTTGTATCAAATTCTCTTTTGAAATTTTTTAAAACTTCCTTAATTTCCACTAAAAATCCCCTTTTGATGTTTAAACATTATTCTAACTTATCATCGGCAACATGCCATATCAAATTATCGAGAATGCTGACTTCTACAATGTTATCTGCTTTTTTAATTAACTTGTCACAATCCTTGCTCAAATTAAGGAGGTGAAGTTGTTTTCCATGTTGAGTATATTTCTCTGCAACACTATTTATTGCTTCGATTGCAGAATGGTCGTAAACCCTTGATTTGTTAAAGTCGATAACAACATCAATCGGGTCATTTTGATAATCAAACAGGCTCTTGAATTTCGATGTTGATGCAAAAAACAAAGGGCCGTGAAGCATGTATACTTTTTTGTTCTTCATAGATTTTGTACTTGCCCATATATCTTTTCCACGATTCCATGCAAAAACGAGTGCTGCAAGAATAATTCCCAAAAATACGGCTGTTGCAAGGTTAAATACAACCGTCATAATCGACACAACCGCAATAATTGCTGCATCAGAGCTCGGGATTTTTTTCAATATTCTAAAGCTGGACCACTCAAAAGTGCCGATTACAACGATAAACATGACCCCGACAAGTGCTGCAAGCGGAATCATTTCAATTATTGGTGCACCCCATACAATAAATACCAGTAACAATATCGCAGCGGAAATTCCTGAAAGCCTGCCACGTCCGCCACCCCGAATATTTATCATACTCTGGCCAATCATCGCACAGCCACCCATTCCGCCAAAGAATCCATTTAATATGTTTGCAATACCCTGACCGATGCACTCCCTGTTACTCCTACCGCGAGTTTCAGTTAATTCATCAATTAGCCTTAATGTCATTAATGATTCAATTAATCCGACACATGCTGCTAAAAATGAATACGGGAGAACTGTTTTAACTGTATCCCAATTTAGAGGAACATTTGGCAATGAAAATGAAGGAACCGAAACTGCAAGTGTTGTTCTTAATGGATCTATCGATTTTATAAAATCAAGCACCGTTAAAACGGTGTATCCTGCATTATTTAAGAAATACGAAATTATTGTTACAGTGATGATTGCTACAAGCGTTGCAGGAACTGCACGTGTGATTTTTGGCAGGAATATTGCAATAATCATTGTTATTGCAATTAAAACAAGCATTATCGAAAGAATTGGCCATGGAAATAAATTTCCATCTGCACCATAAAACTGCCCGATCTGAGATAAAAATATTATTATCGCAAGCCCGTTTACAAATCCAAGCATTACTGGGTGCGGAATAAGCCTTACGAATTTACCTACCTTTGATATTCCAAAAAATACCTGAATAATTCCCATGAAAAGTACTGCGATGAAAAGATATCCGAGTGCAGATTCCATTCCAGCAGTTTGAACCTTTGAAATTACCAGTGGAGCAAAAATAACTGCAACAGCACCTGTGGCTCCGCTTATCATTCCTGGCCGTCCACCAATTAATGCAGTTACAATTCCCATGATAAATGCGGCATAAAGCCCGATTGTAGGGTCGATTCCAAGAATAAATGAAAATGCAATTGCTTCTGGAACCAGCGCCAGTGCTACGGTTAATCCAGACAATACATCATTTTTTACACTTCCATTTTTTGGAATTACCAGGTCTACTATTTTATTTTTTAAATCCTTAGTCTCATACGAGTTTATTTTTTCATTCATTTTTAAATACCTTATATTTTATTGATTAAACGATTATTTCTTTTTAAATTATTTTTTAAGATTTACAATATTTTCTGCAAGTTCGTAATTTACAAAAAAGTCATCGAGTATGTTTTTTAAAGAACCGACTG
This DNA window, taken from Methanococcus maripaludis, encodes the following:
- a CDS encoding ketopantoate reductase family protein; this encodes MNVLIIGAGAVGLCLAAKLSKVADVFAVTRERNAKIIRESGFKMTGIWGEGTFNFEASESVPKRDFDYIIISSKGLATESICEQFKDIIKGKNVVSIQNGVGNEEIISRYTNKIIGGTIITGFEWMGNAKVHVSVEGGPMTLGRFPNGTDNAVKTFVKLIKSSGIPVNETENIQGAIWSKTIYNCALNPLGAVMNVPYGELSNEHSWNIIKNIVSEIFEVTSKKGVILPWNTPEEYLTYLKEFQLPNTAAHHSSMLQDISKGNITEIDFLNGAVVSGAKGFGIKTPYNEFITEQIKFLENLKSKKE
- a CDS encoding YwbE family protein, which gives rise to MNGKNRSEITAGLKVNIVLKKDQKTGKLTTGIVKDILTNSSYHPHGIKVRLEDGAVGRVQEILK
- a CDS encoding DMT family transporter; its protein translation is MNDKSLGILLMFLTVIFWGVSFVATKIILVYIPPITLGFIRFAIAALILIVLIRTFPSYSKKDFLNLVFAGFLGITSYFIFENVALEYTTATNAALIAATVPLFYMIVSDLVERRIPSKIQYFGSLIGLFGVSVLILNGRLILELNPIGDLLMIGAVLSWVLYTFVIQKLEKHDNLKVTRDITLIGALLSVPFMLIEFGSKGALDLGVFLNLPLTLAVLYLAIFCSAIAYLFWNRSIRLAGASTTNNGIYFIPIVAMIADSIILKNIPNFYAIFGAILVLFGVYISEKGDKLKIKF
- a CDS encoding 30S ribosomal protein S3ae; its protein translation is MARMKARSAKGKRVAKDTWKSKVWYDIYTPQSFGGDVIGQTPANDPATLIGRISEISLRDLTNEHSKHMTRMYFKVDGVSGNNATSQFVGHDTTREYLKSQVRRRRSKINAIVDVRTKDGFKLRVKALVLTAVRARDHHKTEIRVKMEQIIKDMAKETAFAEFVHAMLMGGLGSKIYGDCKKMFPLKRVEIFKSEVLEFGKVVEAPVEEAAVEAPVEEAAETQE
- a CDS encoding HVO_0476 family zinc finger protein, producing the protein MEELYLECPGCDEVTPHEVLKERDTKKHLKLTVKCQECGTVHDIEKNFKLKDIKIVISRYDESEQSVIQIATDEVLKIEDTILAFGESVEITALETEDSRRVSSSAAQDLKMIWAKSVDVPKKVGISINSRESTYSFNILVPQDFVFEEKKIYRAGRDFFRIKQIKTEKGNFSRELARKIKRIYGEPVKPLRDYTDLTEYML
- the rpsB gene encoding 30S ribosomal protein S2 — encoded protein: MSDENLLTTLDTYLASGIHIGTQQKTEDMRRFIYRVRADGLYVLDVRKTDERLRLAAKFLSNYEPEDIMAVTRRVYSVGPLKKFGQVTGINTVAGRFVPGTLTNPSAKKFAEPEVLFLSDPRVDKQALKEAIEIGIPVVGMCDTEHLTAHIDFIIPTNNKGRKSVSLMYYLIAREYMKNRGLIGEEVPFTYDDFLEKAMNVKVKMNSAPRQRGRFQRRPRR
- a CDS encoding Na/Pi cotransporter family protein — protein: MDFTLIAGVLGGLALFIYGMNLMGNGLQKVAGDGLKRLIEVLTKNKYLGVLVGTVVTMLIQSSSATTVMVVGFVNASLMNLSQAIGVIMGANIGTTVTAQLVAFKLTDIAPLIVAFGVIMQLASKKRKHSDIAEVLIGFGILFIGMHTMSSVLKPLAAEPFFTNILMNLENPVLGLLVGLGMTLMIQSSSATIGLLIAVASTGALSLAVAFPILFGDNIGTCVTALLSSIGANRTAKRAALMHLLFNVMGAMIFMVLIYTTPLISWIQSLSAGSIERQIANAHTIFNVTNTLIMLPFAGFFVYAVEKLIPIKDYEKEFMPVKHLDSRIIVEMPSIAIGLGIKEVVEMGKFVRENLRLAKDAFVNKNVQIIKEVHEKEGIIDTMAHEITNHLIELSNQEISDTQKLKITSLISNVTSLERIGDLAEDIADHAENVIEDNVEFTGTAIEEINLMFEKVMTALETAIEAFENEDEVLIERVTFLEDEVDNLEKSFRKQHIQRLNAKECAPKASIIFLDVIGYLERISDHAVKIATGLEEEEFDA
- a CDS encoding DUF2115 domain-containing protein, whose protein sequence is MNSRKLFSKLKEESYDVSIFDLMNAKVYLEKDMTYLPEDYKKGYLEDFFTFFPEVLREIKNKTEEEIEDFEIDEEEIKKVDLRLCSMGSKKMGRNSYEKLVKTVINYLIFINKRPLHALTTRFPGGKQIIEKNGNYYCPIKNAQSNELSICEFCICKDLNEL
- a CDS encoding TIGR00267 family protein, producing MEIKEVLKNFKREFDTRYVVRGLIDGSLSTLGVVIGASGGETSIIIAAGIGGGIANGISNILGALTAERAMIEEEREKKEKSLLIGNGNLKGTHEYQYKINKTMYSGTYDGLSTCLGAIIPVIPFFVFDPSFALIMAIALTLLILLGLGIFIGKLSRNNLITSGLKMVLGGVIVAVICFGVERIFG
- a CDS encoding SulP family inorganic anion transporter; the protein is MNEKINSYETKDLKNKIVDLVIPKNGSVKNDVLSGLTVALALVPEAIAFSFILGIDPTIGLYAAFIMGIVTALIGGRPGMISGATGAVAVIFAPLVISKVQTAGMESALGYLFIAVLFMGIIQVFFGISKVGKFVRLIPHPVMLGFVNGLAIIIFLSQIGQFYGADGNLFPWPILSIMLVLIAITMIIAIFLPKITRAVPATLVAIITVTIISYFLNNAGYTVLTVLDFIKSIDPLRTTLAVSVPSFSLPNVPLNWDTVKTVLPYSFLAACVGLIESLMTLRLIDELTETRGRSNRECIGQGIANILNGFFGGMGGCAMIGQSMINIRGGGRGRLSGISAAILLLVFIVWGAPIIEMIPLAALVGVMFIVVIGTFEWSSFRILKKIPSSDAAIIAVVSIMTVVFNLATAVFLGIILAALVFAWNRGKDIWASTKSMKNKKVYMLHGPLFFASTSKFKSLFDYQNDPIDVVIDFNKSRVYDHSAIEAINSVAEKYTQHGKQLHLLNLSKDCDKLIKKADNIVEVSILDNLIWHVADDKLE